In a single window of the Vitis riparia cultivar Riparia Gloire de Montpellier isolate 1030 unplaced genomic scaffold, EGFV_Vit.rip_1.0 scaffold663_pilon_pilon, whole genome shotgun sequence genome:
- the LOC117910240 gene encoding 40S ribosomal protein S12-like, with the protein MLVVGRGHAADARNSGASRSLPRKIETGEKKGGFWLQAGDPELRAEEEKLRAEESGDLQRTKTISDREDRSAVVDEAAGAPLGETLDLMTALQFVLRKSLAHGGLVRGHHEGAKVIEKHAAQLCVLADDCNQPGHIKRVTALRADHNVSLKSVPSAKTLGE; encoded by the exons ATGCTGGTGGTTGGCAGGGGACATGCTGCTGATGCGAGGAACAGTGGGGCAAGTAGAAGCTTGCCaaggaagatagaaacaggagaGAAAAAAGGAGGGTTTTGGCTTCAAGCGGGTGATCCGGAGTTGAGGGCAGAGGAAGAGAAGTTGAGAGCAGAGGAGAGTGGCGACTTGCAGAGAACCAAAACGATTTCGGATCGAGAGGATCGCTCAG CTGTGGTGGATGAGGCTGCTGGTGCCCCTCTGGGTGAGACCTTGGACCTCATGACAGCTTTGCAGTTTGTCCTGAGGAAATCATTGGCTCATGGTGGACTTGTACGAGGCCACCATGAAGGTGCTAAGGTGATTGAGAAGCACGCTGCCCAGCTCTGTGTACTGGCGGATGACTGCAACCAGCCTGGCCATATTAAACGTGTCACAGCGCTTCGTGCTGATCATAATGTCAGCCTTAAATCAGTGCCTAGTGCCAAAACTCTTGGCGAATAG